The genomic DNA TAAGAACGTTTAGTGATTCATTATTGGCTACTTCAGATCCTGATATAAAAATATCAGCAGCTAAAGGGAAATCATTTTTTTTTACAGATGAAATACAGAAGGTTTTAGAAGGAGCTTCGGAGGTGAAGCTATTTTCACGTGTGGTAGAAGAGCGCGTTTTTTTAAAGTATAAAGACAAAGAACATATTGCTCAGATAAAGGGAGTTGATACGGGGTATAATAAAATTACTCAAATTGATTCAGCCTTATTTTTAGGACAATGGTTGGATCCTGAGTTTAAAAATATGGCGGTATTAGGAAATGGAATCTCAAATAAACTTTCGTTAGGGATTTTAAATTACAGTGAGCCTTTAGAAATATACGTCCCTAAACCAGGAAAAGGATATATCATGAATCCAGCAGCAGCATTTAATAAAGTGAAGGCTCAAATTATAGGATTGTATTCTGGGAATGAGGAATTTGAGAATAAATTTGTATTTGTAGATATACTTTTGGCTCAAGATTTATTGAGGTATAAAGAAAATCAATTAACAGCAATAGAAATTAAATTAAAGAATAGTTTAGTTGCAAAAGAAGTAAAAAATAAATTGCAAAAAAAACTAGGAGGAAATTTTAGGGTGCAAACAAAAGCAGAATTAAATGCATTGTTTTATAAAGTTATTAATACGGAAAACTTTGTGTCTTATTTGATATTTACATTGATCGTTATCATAGCATTATTCAATGTTGTGGGAGCAATCATAATGATGATTATAGATAAACGTCAGAACCTAAAAACATTGCTTAACATTGGTGCTACTGTAAATGATATTAAAAGGATCTTTGTTTTGCAAGGGTTTTTACTTACAGTAGTAGGGATGTTTATAGGGATTGCTATTGGTGTTGTTTTAGTCTTTTTACAGAAAGAATTCGGGTGGTTCATGATTACAAGAAGCTTGCCATATCCTGTTGAATTTCGATGGACCAATTTGTTTATCGTAATGGGGACCATTACTTTATTAGGTTTTATAGCCTCCAAAATTGCTAGTAGTAGAATTTCTAAAAGCTTTATAGAGCAATAAATTAAGAGTTCCAATATCCCTTTTTGAAGGAAGCAGGAACTCTTCTTCTAGATTTATAGTTAGTTACTTTTAATAAAAGTATCTAAGTTGTGATTAGCTGCTTTTTGTATTTTATTTTTCATGAAAGG from Tenacibaculum maritimum NCIMB 2154 includes the following:
- a CDS encoding FtsX-like permease family protein, translating into MLRFPYYIAKRYLFTKASNNAINIITLIASFGVIVGSLALFIILSGFSGLRTFSDSLLATSDPDIKISAAKGKSFFFTDEIQKVLEGASEVKLFSRVVEERVFLKYKDKEHIAQIKGVDTGYNKITQIDSALFLGQWLDPEFKNMAVLGNGISNKLSLGILNYSEPLEIYVPKPGKGYIMNPAAAFNKVKAQIIGLYSGNEEFENKFVFVDILLAQDLLRYKENQLTAIEIKLKNSLVAKEVKNKLQKKLGGNFRVQTKAELNALFYKVINTENFVSYLIFTLIVIIALFNVVGAIIMMIIDKRQNLKTLLNIGATVNDIKRIFVLQGFLLTVVGMFIGIAIGVVLVFLQKEFGWFMITRSLPYPVEFRWTNLFIVMGTITLLGFIASKIASSRISKSFIEQ